In Nitrospira sp., a single genomic region encodes these proteins:
- the prsR gene encoding PEP-CTERM-box response regulator transcription factor — translation MPTRPALLLVDDDAAIHDQMKWALASDYDLVTASDRAAALAQIRQAMPPLVLLDLGLPPDVDGASEGLAILRETMRLNPAAKVIVVTGNSDRAKAVAAIESGAYDFIEKPMQLDVLKVVLQRALYLFNLECENRTLKGQADGTEFEGLVGNSKPLRDVLGIIRRVGPSDVPVLITGESGTGKELVARAIHRLSGRKEAPFVAINCGAIPETLLESELFGYEKGAFTGAVQQRKGRIESAQGGTLFLDEIGDIPLNLQVKLLRFLQAHEIQRLGGKDAVSVDVRVLAATNVDLQAAIDGGRFREDLYYRLCVVSISVPSLKARGSDITLLARTFLKKFAEAQNKILKGFTPEAIEAMLAHNWPGNVRELENRIRRAVVMAEGKYVSPANLELKDLSSVDRDSTRLRVTRDLREKELVRLSLEKAEGNVSKAAVELGISRPTLYQLLARYGLRLHRSTDGLEKR, via the coding sequence ATGCCAACACGACCTGCGCTGCTTCTCGTCGACGACGATGCAGCAATTCACGACCAGATGAAATGGGCCCTCGCATCGGACTACGACCTGGTGACGGCATCGGATCGTGCGGCTGCCCTCGCGCAGATTCGCCAGGCCATGCCGCCGCTGGTGCTGCTGGATTTGGGATTGCCCCCCGACGTTGACGGGGCCTCCGAAGGGCTGGCGATTCTGCGTGAGACGATGCGACTGAATCCGGCGGCTAAAGTGATCGTTGTCACAGGCAACAGTGATAGAGCGAAGGCCGTCGCCGCCATCGAAAGCGGTGCGTACGACTTTATTGAAAAGCCGATGCAGCTCGATGTGTTGAAGGTGGTCCTGCAACGTGCGCTCTATCTCTTCAATCTTGAGTGTGAGAACCGTACTCTCAAAGGGCAGGCTGACGGGACTGAATTTGAAGGCCTCGTGGGGAATAGCAAGCCTCTGCGAGATGTACTTGGCATCATCCGCCGCGTTGGGCCGTCTGACGTCCCGGTTCTCATCACCGGGGAGAGCGGGACGGGGAAAGAGCTGGTGGCTCGCGCGATTCACCGACTGAGCGGCCGCAAAGAGGCGCCCTTTGTCGCCATCAACTGCGGCGCAATTCCGGAGACACTGCTGGAGAGCGAACTGTTCGGCTATGAGAAAGGAGCGTTTACCGGAGCTGTCCAGCAACGAAAAGGCCGGATCGAATCTGCGCAGGGAGGCACGCTTTTTCTGGATGAAATCGGGGATATTCCGCTGAATCTGCAGGTCAAGTTGCTCCGGTTCTTGCAAGCGCATGAAATCCAGCGGCTGGGAGGGAAAGACGCAGTCTCGGTCGATGTCAGGGTTCTCGCTGCGACGAACGTTGATCTGCAAGCGGCGATCGACGGCGGTCGATTCAGGGAAGATCTGTATTACAGGCTTTGTGTGGTGTCCATCTCGGTCCCTAGTCTGAAGGCGCGGGGTTCAGATATCACGCTCCTCGCACGAACGTTCTTGAAGAAGTTTGCAGAGGCACAAAACAAAATACTGAAAGGGTTTACACCTGAAGCGATCGAAGCGATGCTTGCGCACAATTGGCCGGGAAATGTCCGAGAGCTGGAGAATAGGATTAGGCGCGCGGTTGTGATGGCGGAAGGGAAATACGTCAGCCCAGCGAATTTGGAATTGAAAGACCTCTCCTCCGTCGATAGGGATTCCACGAGACTCCGAGTGACGCGCGACCTTCGCGAGAAGGAACTGGTGAGATTGTCGCTGGAAAAGGCCGAGGGCAACGTGTCGAAGGCGGCTGTGGAATTGGGGATTAGCCGACCCACACTCTACCAGCTGCTTGCTCGGTATGGGTTAAGGTTACACAGATCTACCGATGGATTAGAAAAAAGATGA
- a CDS encoding Gfo/Idh/MocA family oxidoreductase: MLSLGVIGYGYWGPNVVRNFIGHHDCKVVTVCDRSPAALTRALAAHPGVGVTTDPDAVLLAPDIDAVAIVTPVSYHYELATKALENGKHVFVEKPFTATSAEAEDLIELADRRGLQIMVDHTFLFTGAVRKIKQLIDADTLGRLYYYDSTRVNLGLFQHDVNVLWDLAPHDLSIMDYLIGLEPELVVATGGAHVNNLENIAYLTVYFPDNVLAHINVNWLSPVKVRTTLVGGQKRMLVWNDLDLAEKLRIYDKGADVKNESGKHAALVSYRTGDMYAPKIEEAEALRVEARYFLDCVMNGTKPINDGLAGLRVVRILEAAEQSLNQHREIMLA, translated from the coding sequence ATGCTAAGCCTCGGTGTGATCGGCTATGGGTATTGGGGTCCGAACGTGGTACGGAATTTTATCGGACATCACGATTGCAAGGTCGTCACGGTTTGCGACAGGTCTCCCGCTGCCTTGACGCGTGCGTTGGCGGCACATCCCGGTGTCGGTGTGACGACTGACCCGGATGCTGTGCTTCTCGCGCCGGACATCGACGCGGTGGCGATCGTGACGCCGGTGTCCTACCACTACGAATTGGCTACCAAAGCGCTTGAGAATGGAAAACATGTATTTGTGGAAAAACCTTTTACCGCAACCTCCGCTGAAGCCGAGGACTTGATCGAACTGGCGGATCGTCGTGGGCTCCAGATCATGGTAGACCATACCTTCCTCTTTACTGGAGCCGTCCGCAAGATCAAGCAACTCATTGATGCGGACACGTTGGGTCGGCTGTACTACTACGATTCGACGCGTGTGAATCTGGGACTCTTTCAGCACGATGTGAACGTGCTCTGGGATCTGGCGCCGCATGACCTGTCGATTATGGATTATTTGATCGGGCTTGAGCCCGAGCTGGTCGTGGCTACCGGCGGTGCCCACGTGAACAATCTCGAAAACATCGCCTACCTCACGGTGTATTTCCCCGACAATGTGCTTGCGCACATCAACGTGAATTGGCTCTCTCCTGTGAAAGTGCGCACGACGCTCGTCGGCGGCCAAAAGCGAATGCTGGTCTGGAATGACCTCGACCTGGCGGAAAAGCTTCGCATCTACGATAAGGGCGCCGACGTCAAGAATGAATCAGGAAAGCATGCGGCCTTGGTCAGCTATAGGACCGGCGATATGTATGCGCCTAAAATCGAAGAGGCCGAAGCGCTGAGGGTGGAAGCACGATATTTCTTGGACTGTGTCATGAATGGGACAAAGCCGATCAACGATGGACTGGCGGGGCTGCGTGTCGTACGCATTCTCGAGGCGGCAGAGCAATCGCTCAACCAGCACAGGGAGATTATGTTGGCTTAG
- the prsK gene encoding PEP-CTERM system histidine kinase PrsK: MTAAGMATVLFVQRRRCVFNRSLAGLLALAAVANLADGIGLVDEAHALFWREVAMAAGLLQPAAVLYAGLTFLTPVGSTKDLSPVWRARIVGIAGVVMAVVTITGFVFQWEVADDEPGAMSLTSWGRVPYVFIVVGMALALAQLELVLRASREPFRHKLKFIVIGMGGLAGYQIYQAGQVLLFPVWQAEHVVVSSIVTFVALCLIAHGLWRSRLGEVLVHAYVSHQALVGSVTFIIIGLYLLTIGAVGTWLREANQPLGVGLSVVVTFTAIVGLVVAAFSKTVRAEIRRFMTRNFHRSKYDYRMQWLQTTEAFQGAADKNSIMDRLLDVLITTFPATDVSIWSFREADQRFCRVRSMTGKIEPEPIELSHPIVTALTLRDSAVWVEPQATGTRNHSLVPTDPLRTSGVALCFPIRTQGQVIAFISLGPQLRGVLYGTDDEDLLRGIAHHVGMLLSHATLTEDRQASAELEALHRFALFCVHDLKNLAARLSLVAQNAERHGRDPAFQESAMRTVKDTTFKMAALMSKLSLRSVQSSQAATPEPVDLSAVLNDIVAPMKRDPTVRLAVTGAPVPPIMAVRDQIHQLLLNVVLNAKQAIGGDGQISVALAQQNGSVIVTVDDTGGGIPPVMLESLFRPSQSVRPGGLGIGLYQCKQIVQAHRGTIQVRSEAGKGTHVRIELPAHQSAGDGAESGLPHPAMSLPA; this comes from the coding sequence GTGACAGCAGCCGGGATGGCTACGGTCTTGTTTGTCCAGAGGCGAAGATGCGTCTTTAATCGGAGTCTTGCGGGTCTCCTGGCCCTCGCTGCAGTTGCAAACCTTGCTGATGGAATCGGATTAGTAGATGAGGCTCACGCACTGTTCTGGCGAGAAGTTGCCATGGCCGCCGGGCTTCTTCAGCCGGCTGCCGTTCTGTATGCCGGACTTACCTTCCTAACTCCGGTCGGATCAACTAAGGATCTCTCGCCGGTCTGGCGTGCCCGCATAGTCGGGATCGCGGGCGTGGTCATGGCGGTCGTCACCATCACCGGCTTCGTCTTTCAGTGGGAAGTCGCTGACGACGAACCGGGCGCGATGTCTCTGACCTCATGGGGACGTGTCCCATACGTGTTCATCGTCGTTGGGATGGCGTTAGCGTTGGCCCAATTGGAACTGGTCCTGCGAGCCAGCCGTGAGCCGTTCCGCCACAAGCTGAAATTCATCGTGATCGGGATGGGCGGGCTGGCAGGGTATCAAATCTATCAGGCCGGCCAAGTGTTGCTGTTCCCGGTCTGGCAAGCGGAGCATGTGGTGGTGTCCAGTATCGTGACGTTCGTGGCGCTCTGCCTGATCGCTCATGGGCTCTGGCGAAGCCGGCTTGGAGAGGTGCTTGTTCATGCGTATGTGTCCCACCAAGCTCTGGTGGGGTCGGTGACCTTTATCATCATCGGGCTCTACCTCCTGACAATCGGCGCTGTGGGAACCTGGCTGCGGGAAGCGAATCAACCGCTGGGTGTCGGGCTCAGTGTGGTCGTGACATTCACGGCGATCGTCGGGTTGGTGGTTGCCGCGTTCTCCAAGACGGTGCGCGCTGAGATTCGACGGTTCATGACGAGAAATTTCCATCGATCGAAATACGATTACCGCATGCAGTGGCTTCAAACCACCGAGGCGTTTCAAGGGGCGGCCGACAAGAATTCCATCATGGACCGCTTGTTGGATGTGCTGATCACGACTTTCCCGGCCACCGATGTTTCCATCTGGTCGTTTCGCGAGGCTGATCAGCGATTTTGTCGGGTTCGCTCGATGACCGGCAAGATTGAACCGGAGCCGATCGAACTATCTCATCCAATCGTCACAGCACTCACATTGCGGGATAGCGCGGTCTGGGTGGAACCACAAGCGACTGGAACCCGAAACCACTCCCTTGTGCCTACGGATCCTCTCCGGACGTCGGGTGTGGCGCTCTGTTTCCCGATTCGCACGCAGGGGCAAGTCATCGCCTTTATCTCGTTGGGCCCGCAACTGCGCGGCGTGTTGTACGGCACGGACGATGAAGATTTGTTGCGTGGAATAGCTCATCACGTGGGTATGTTGCTCTCTCATGCGACCTTGACGGAGGACCGGCAGGCGTCCGCTGAATTGGAGGCCCTTCACCGGTTCGCCCTGTTCTGTGTGCACGACCTGAAAAATTTGGCAGCGAGGCTGTCGTTGGTCGCCCAGAATGCCGAACGCCATGGCCGGGATCCCGCGTTTCAAGAATCGGCGATGCGGACCGTCAAAGATACCACCTTCAAGATGGCGGCCCTGATGAGCAAACTGTCCCTCAGATCCGTGCAGTCGTCCCAGGCTGCAACGCCTGAACCGGTGGACCTGTCCGCTGTGCTCAATGACATCGTCGCTCCGATGAAACGGGACCCTACCGTGCGGCTGGCGGTCACCGGCGCACCGGTTCCCCCGATCATGGCGGTGCGAGATCAGATTCACCAGCTCTTGCTCAACGTGGTGCTGAACGCGAAACAGGCTATCGGGGGAGATGGTCAGATCTCGGTCGCATTGGCACAGCAGAATGGTTCGGTCATCGTCACGGTTGATGATACGGGAGGCGGGATTCCTCCTGTCATGCTCGAGTCGCTGTTCCGCCCGTCGCAATCCGTCCGCCCCGGTGGGCTTGGAATTGGACTGTACCAATGCAAGCAAATCGTGCAAGCCCACCGGGGGACTATCCAGGTGCGCAGCGAAGCCGGGAAGGGGACCCATGTGCGAATCGAGCTTCCCGCCCATCAATCGGCCGGCGATGGAGCGGAATCTGGCTTGCCTCATCCAGCCATGTCTCTGCCAGCGTGA
- a CDS encoding exosortase/archaeosortase family protein: MVALPDLGLPSHTLPWRPGQRNVLALLLLVGLCAWFWAPLVALSVLAWDNEHFSHVLLIPALTTCLLLMNRTAILTSRAWTPAVGTLVMAGGGVCYWVADGQDWTPDRLAVAILAFVVMCWGLFLFSFGAGCFRTELFALVMLLFMVPFPTMLLDAVIGFLQRSSAEATQVLFWLLGIPVVREGFVFSLSDFTIYVAEECSGIRSALSLFITSLVAGHLFLRCTWGKIGLVSMVVPLAIVKNAFRIVGLALLANYVDPAFITDSALHRNGGIPLFVLSLSVLFCVVWLLRKLEQRERT, encoded by the coding sequence ATGGTTGCTCTTCCTGATCTCGGGCTGCCGAGTCACACCTTGCCCTGGCGCCCGGGTCAGCGGAATGTCCTTGCGCTCCTGTTGTTGGTTGGTCTGTGCGCGTGGTTTTGGGCGCCGCTCGTGGCGCTCTCCGTCCTTGCCTGGGACAACGAGCATTTTTCCCATGTGTTGTTGATTCCGGCGCTGACAACCTGTCTGTTGCTTATGAATCGAACCGCCATACTGACTTCCCGCGCATGGACTCCGGCGGTCGGCACATTGGTGATGGCAGGTGGCGGCGTCTGCTACTGGGTCGCCGATGGGCAAGACTGGACGCCCGATCGACTAGCTGTGGCGATTTTAGCCTTTGTGGTGATGTGCTGGGGCCTGTTTCTCTTCAGTTTTGGAGCGGGATGCTTTCGAACGGAGTTGTTTGCGCTGGTGATGCTCCTCTTCATGGTTCCCTTTCCCACTATGCTCCTGGATGCGGTTATCGGGTTTCTGCAGCGTAGTTCGGCGGAAGCGACTCAGGTTCTCTTCTGGTTGCTCGGCATCCCTGTGGTCCGGGAGGGGTTCGTGTTCAGTCTGTCGGACTTCACGATCTATGTGGCGGAAGAATGTAGCGGCATCCGATCGGCTCTCTCGTTGTTCATTACCAGTCTGGTCGCGGGCCATCTGTTTCTTAGATGCACCTGGGGAAAAATTGGACTCGTGTCGATGGTTGTTCCCCTGGCGATCGTGAAGAATGCCTTCCGAATCGTCGGCTTGGCGCTGCTGGCGAACTATGTCGACCCCGCCTTTATTACCGACAGCGCGCTTCATCGCAATGGCGGCATTCCCCTCTTTGTCTTGTCGCTCTCAGTACTCTTTTGTGTTGTCTGGCTGCTGCGTAAGTTGGAGCAGCGTGAGCGAACCTGA
- a CDS encoding sugar transferase — protein sequence MLLDERLFKQSVTRERKRADRSGLTMVLLLVGLPTMSGKQAMAHADVVAKALSTATSEFDILGWFEPSSIIGLIVPEIASADQACICDRLESTVRSAIRLQGHEELAQHLSIRLRVYPDPATSTEEQVPSMDPLLYPELSVDQSAVLNFRVFKRGMDIVICTLLLLFMFPVLILLAVLIKLSSPGPVLFRQIRIGHLMRPFTMYKFRTMYATADHQVHHDYVSWFITASDKAPSQEKPVIFKLTNDTRITPIGWFLRRTSLDELPQLWNVLIGDMSLVGPRPPLPYELQRYKPWHRGRVLEAVPGMTGLWQVVGRSRTTFDEMVRLDLRYARTMSLWCDTKILLATPAAMITGKGAC from the coding sequence ATGCTGCTTGACGAGCGGCTCTTCAAACAGTCGGTCACGCGCGAGCGGAAACGTGCAGATCGTTCCGGGCTGACAATGGTGCTGCTCTTGGTCGGCCTTCCAACCATGTCGGGCAAGCAGGCCATGGCTCACGCCGACGTCGTGGCAAAGGCCTTGTCGACGGCCACGTCGGAGTTCGATATTCTCGGTTGGTTTGAGCCATCGTCGATCATCGGCCTGATCGTGCCCGAGATCGCCTCAGCCGACCAGGCCTGCATCTGCGATCGCCTCGAAAGTACGGTCCGGAGTGCGATCAGGCTTCAAGGTCACGAGGAGCTTGCGCAACACCTCTCGATCCGGTTGCGTGTGTACCCGGATCCTGCCACATCAACGGAGGAGCAGGTACCCTCCATGGATCCGCTGCTGTATCCGGAACTCTCAGTGGATCAGTCTGCGGTCCTGAATTTTCGAGTCTTCAAGCGGGGCATGGATATTGTGATCTGTACCCTGTTGTTACTCTTCATGTTCCCAGTGTTAATCCTCCTTGCCGTCCTTATCAAACTGTCCTCACCAGGGCCGGTCCTATTCAGGCAGATACGGATCGGGCATCTGATGAGGCCCTTCACCATGTATAAGTTCCGAACAATGTATGCCACCGCGGATCATCAGGTACACCACGACTATGTGAGCTGGTTCATCACCGCCAGCGACAAGGCGCCGTCGCAAGAGAAGCCGGTCATCTTCAAGCTCACGAATGATACGAGGATCACCCCCATCGGCTGGTTTCTCCGAAGGACGAGTCTGGATGAACTGCCTCAACTCTGGAATGTGCTGATCGGCGACATGTCTCTCGTGGGGCCACGGCCGCCGCTCCCGTACGAACTGCAACGGTATAAGCCATGGCACCGAGGTCGCGTGTTAGAGGCCGTGCCGGGCATGACCGGTCTCTGGCAGGTGGTTGGCCGAAGCCGCACGACGTTCGATGAGATGGTGCGCCTCGACTTACGGTATGCCAGGACGATGTCCCTGTGGTGCGACACCAAAATCCTGCTGGCGACACCGGCTGCAATGATCACCGGCAAGGGGGCCTGTTGA
- a CDS encoding GNAT family N-acetyltransferase, which yields MRSGDAMVLERGRVWTISPLRDNRWPEFVDRHPISSVFHTIGWLDALRTTYGYEPVAFTTSSPSEKLTNALLFCVARSWLTRGRLVSLPFTDHCEPLVENIEQLRVLCTHIERLRKTQRWKYVEVRTSGALIGVEGGLRECKVFRWHRLDLRSSLDALYKGFHKSCIRRRIRHAERQGLRYEDGRDERLVRSFYDLIVLSRSRKHLPPQPLEWFQNLASCMGKNVCIRVAFKGEQPIAGILTMNHGKKMYYKYGGSDARFNHLGATPMLLWKAIQAAKMAGIEDLDLGRSELDNPGLIRFKERWGAHGVPLSQRRGAADVVSPGLERLKLRLATAVCARVPRKMLVLVGRLLYRHVG from the coding sequence ATGCGGAGCGGGGACGCGATGGTCTTGGAACGGGGTCGTGTGTGGACGATAAGCCCTCTTCGGGATAATCGGTGGCCCGAATTCGTCGATAGACATCCGATCTCTTCCGTCTTCCATACGATCGGTTGGCTTGATGCGTTGCGCACTACTTATGGATATGAACCGGTCGCATTTACGACCTCTTCGCCATCTGAGAAGCTGACGAACGCCCTCCTGTTTTGTGTGGCGCGAAGTTGGCTGACCCGCGGCAGATTGGTCTCGCTGCCGTTCACGGACCACTGCGAACCGCTTGTCGAGAACATCGAGCAACTCCGGGTGCTCTGTACTCATATCGAAAGGCTGCGAAAAACACAGCGGTGGAAGTATGTCGAAGTGCGGACCAGCGGCGCCCTCATCGGTGTCGAGGGTGGCCTTAGGGAGTGCAAGGTCTTTCGATGGCATCGGCTCGACCTTCGCTCCAGCCTCGATGCCCTGTATAAGGGATTCCACAAAAGCTGTATTAGGCGGAGAATTCGTCACGCGGAACGCCAAGGACTGAGGTATGAGGATGGCAGGGACGAACGCCTAGTACGCTCATTTTATGATCTCATCGTACTGTCGAGGTCGCGTAAACATCTTCCGCCGCAGCCGTTGGAGTGGTTTCAAAACCTTGCCTCCTGTATGGGAAAGAATGTCTGTATTCGGGTTGCGTTTAAGGGGGAACAGCCCATTGCAGGAATCTTGACCATGAATCACGGGAAAAAGATGTATTACAAGTACGGCGGCTCCGATGCCCGGTTTAACCATCTGGGGGCGACCCCGATGCTTTTGTGGAAAGCCATCCAAGCAGCGAAAATGGCCGGGATAGAAGATCTGGACCTTGGTCGCTCGGAGCTCGACAATCCGGGGTTGATTAGGTTCAAGGAGCGCTGGGGTGCCCACGGCGTGCCTCTTAGCCAGCGGCGTGGTGCTGCCGATGTGGTGTCACCGGGTTTGGAACGTCTGAAACTGCGTCTGGCAACTGCCGTTTGTGCCCGCGTTCCTCGCAAGATGCTGGTCTTGGTGGGTCGGCTCTTGTATCGACATGTCGGCTGA